CCCGAGCAAGTTCCCGCCAGCTGAATAGCGGCCCCGGTTTATACCGGGGCCCGGCGCTTCCGCCGCCCTCGAATAGAAAACTACTTCTCAAAATTCTCCACCAAGAATTGAATGTCCGCCATCCCATGCCGCGTGCACATTACTTCCCCTTTTTATCAATAAATTCAGGTGGCCCCGGTATGGCCGACTGTAAATACAAATACCCAGCAAATGGGTGAGGGCGAACCGGCCAACTTCCACTCATGGACGGTATCTTATGAACGCAAAAAGACTTAAAAATATATGTAAAAAACTACTGCCCCCAACTCTCGTGTTAGCCCTGCTCCCTTCAAGCATGATGGCTTGTGCAGAAAGCAATTCGGAGATGGTTACTCCTCTTCTGGAAAGCTCCAAACAAAGCATTACAAAGAGCACTCCCTGGGTCCTGAATACCAATGATCAGCGCGCGCCCTATATTTTTGAAAATAACAGCAATCAAAGGGTATTGGTGAATGTACAAAGTATTGAGTCGGTAACTGTTAATGGCAAAGAATACACACGAGTATCTGCAACCGGTATCCCCGACTACGATATTGAGATTACCGAAAACCTATACGAGTGGCTGCTCAGCCGCCCCAAAGCCGCCACCGATTTTATAGATGGCAGCCCTAGTGCCGGGGTTGGCGATACCGTGATCTTCGGCCAGGATATCGGCTACCGCAGCAATTCCTCCTGTGGCGCAGATGCTGGTTACGGTTTTTGGCCACCCGGTCCTGTCTGCCCTGAAAATATTGCCCATGAAGGGCATTTTCCCGAAGCACCAGAGAAGTCTAATGAAAGCTGCGAATCCGGACTCGGGGCTCAAGGATACTGGGTCAACGGCACCTCCATTTACCAGTGGAGCGACGGCCAGACTGTACAAAGAAATTGGCATACTCTGGCCCCACTAGCAGAAGTTTACGATGTGGATATTTGTGGCGGACATGCGGCCCGCGGTGACTACCACCACCATTTTTATAGTGACTGCCTGGCAGAGCTGGTGGGCGATATGGGGGATAATCATTCGCCTATCTACGGTTTTACCGCCGATGGTTATGCCATTTACGGCCCCTGGCAAGCAGATGGCATATTGGCAAAAAGCAGTTGGGTCACCCGTGACTACGACGATCCCAGCTCGGTGAGTGGCTGTGGCTCTGTCGGTGAGCGGAACTGTTTACTGGTCGATGAATACGACCTGGCAAAAGGCTTTGAAATACTGCGTAATCCAGGTCCCAGTACCAGTGATACTTTTACCTCCCTGTCCGGTAATACCTTCATCACTTCTTCTGGGTTTTTCTACGAGGACTATTATTGGAATCCGGACCTGACCGCTCAGGGCGGTGCTTACCTGGACCAGTACAACGGACATAGTGACAGCGAGCGCGGCTACCACTACCACCTAACCGTGTCCTTAAATGACGATGCACAATTAACTCCCACCTTTCCCTATACATTCGGTCCACGCTTTTTCGGTAAGTTAGATGACCAGACCGTAGTAAATGTCTGTTCCGATGAGGTTGGTGGCGGATTACCGCCGGGGCCACCGCCACGCCCCTGAACCCACTCGGTAAGTCCAACCCACCACCCTGGCTATGCGGTGGGTCTCTGGCCGTATGAGCCAGCGGTCATTCCTGTAGAGTTTTTTACCACAGTGCACCAGCAAAGCCATCGGGAAAAATCAATGCAGTGGCCAGACACAGGGGGAATGGAAAGCTTTTTCAGCTGGACCCATTGCGACAGAGCCCCTGCTTAAAATCGTTTCACTCCACAATTCTGGTGTTGGCCCAAGCCTAAAAATGGAAATTTAATGTCCATATTTAATCCACTTTTCTGGAGTAGCTTGAAAGTGCCAGTCCTTTAATACCCCGGTGAATTATGAAAATAAAAGAATTGTTCAACCGCGATGGGCACTCCCTTCTATCCTATGCCCTCGCCCTCACACTGCTAACCGGCGTCCTGCAGGGTTGTGGAGGTGGAGGAAGCTCTTCCAGCGCTACGGACACCAACAGTGACGAAAGTAGCAGTGATACTGGTGACGACGGCGATTCTGGGGGTGACGGCTCTGAGGAAACTGGGGCCTGGATCGTAAATACCACCGGTGAGCGCGCTCCATATATCTATGAAGAAGATAGTAATGAGCAGGTCCTGGTCAACGTACAAAGCGTCGAATCGATAACAGTGGGTGGCAGGGACTATATGCGAGTGACCGCTACCGGCATCCCTGGCTACGAAATTATCATTACGGATAACATTCTTAATGCACTCCTTAGCCGCCCCAAAGTCAGCAGTGACTTTCTCAGTGGCAGCCCCACAGTTCAGGCCGGGGATATGATCAGTTTTGGCCAGGACATCGGCTACCGTAGCAACTCCTCTTGCGGCGCCGAAGCCGGCTTTGGCTTCTGGCCGCCAGGCCCTGTATGCCCGGAAAATATCTCTCATCAAGGCGACATCCCCAAATCCCCGGAGGCCGCCACCGAGGACTGTGAAACTGGCCTCGGCGTCCAGGGCTACTGGGTAAATGGTACTTCCATTTACCAATGGAGCGACGGCCAGTCTGTCAACAATACCTGGCACACCCTCGCGCCCTTTGCAGAGATCTACGACGTAGATGTCTGTGGTGGCCACGCCGCCAATGGCGATTACCACCACCACTTTTACAGCAATTGTCTGGCGGACCTGGTGGGCGACGAAGCCGACAGTCACTCGCCCATTTATGGTTACACCGCCGATGGCTATGCCATTCACGGTCCCTGGGAAGACGATGGCCAGCTGGCCCTGAGCAGTTGGGCGGTGCGCGACTACAACGATCCCAATTCGGAAACCGGCTGCAGCGCGGCAGGTGAGCGAAGCTGCCTATTGGTAGATGAATACGATATCAGCCAGGGTACACAGACCACCAATAATACCGGCCCTTCCACCAGCGGCAGCTATACCTCACTATCGAGAAATGAGTTCGACACCATTCCCGGTTTCTTTTACGAAGACTACTATTGGGATCCGGAGCTAACTGCACAGGGTGGAGCCTACCTGGATCAATACAACGGCCACAGCGATAACGAGCGGGGCTATCACTACCACCTGACCGTTACACTCAGTGATGACGCCAAATTAGTGCCCGCATTCCCCTTTACCTTCGGACCACGCTTTTACGGAAAACTGGACGACCAAACTATTGTGAGTCGGTGCTCCACTTCTATTGGCCGCTAACCTAAATCCTGGATCGGGAGCGAGCAGTTGATGAAAATACACAATTATTTAATCGTCGGGGCCCTGCTCTGGACCGTAGCTGGCACCCCCACTTTAGCCGCTCAACCCAACCCTCATACAGAGCACAGTGGCGACCGGCACCCAGTGGTGGAAATACCGATGTACACTGCAGCGCCGAGAATTGAGTTGGATATCAGCCGGGATACAATGTCCGGATTCAATTTACACATTAACTACGACCGCTTTGAGCTGGAATCACCACGATATGCCAATGATGTGCCGCAACAATTTCTTGAGGGACATGCACACCTTTATATCAATGGTAAAAAGGTTCAACGCCTCTATGCTGCGGATATGCATTTACCGGAAAAACTATTGCAGCCTGGCTTTAACCAAATCACCGTTACCCTGAATGCCCACGATCACAGTACCTGGAGCCGAGGCGGTAAGCGGATACTGGCAACCCTGTTTATTCAGCGCGACCGGAAGAATTTTATCCTGCATCGTTTTTCCACCTCCCCGATTTCCACTGGGAAGCACAATGAAAATCCGGCGCAGGCATTTGGGGTGG
This DNA window, taken from Microbulbifer sp. GL-2, encodes the following:
- a CDS encoding YHYH protein, encoding MNAKRLKNICKKLLPPTLVLALLPSSMMACAESNSEMVTPLLESSKQSITKSTPWVLNTNDQRAPYIFENNSNQRVLVNVQSIESVTVNGKEYTRVSATGIPDYDIEITENLYEWLLSRPKAATDFIDGSPSAGVGDTVIFGQDIGYRSNSSCGADAGYGFWPPGPVCPENIAHEGHFPEAPEKSNESCESGLGAQGYWVNGTSIYQWSDGQTVQRNWHTLAPLAEVYDVDICGGHAARGDYHHHFYSDCLAELVGDMGDNHSPIYGFTADGYAIYGPWQADGILAKSSWVTRDYDDPSSVSGCGSVGERNCLLVDEYDLAKGFEILRNPGPSTSDTFTSLSGNTFITSSGFFYEDYYWNPDLTAQGGAYLDQYNGHSDSERGYHYHLTVSLNDDAQLTPTFPYTFGPRFFGKLDDQTVVNVCSDEVGGGLPPGPPPRP
- a CDS encoding YHYH protein; protein product: MKIKELFNRDGHSLLSYALALTLLTGVLQGCGGGGSSSSATDTNSDESSSDTGDDGDSGGDGSEETGAWIVNTTGERAPYIYEEDSNEQVLVNVQSVESITVGGRDYMRVTATGIPGYEIIITDNILNALLSRPKVSSDFLSGSPTVQAGDMISFGQDIGYRSNSSCGAEAGFGFWPPGPVCPENISHQGDIPKSPEAATEDCETGLGVQGYWVNGTSIYQWSDGQSVNNTWHTLAPFAEIYDVDVCGGHAANGDYHHHFYSNCLADLVGDEADSHSPIYGYTADGYAIHGPWEDDGQLALSSWAVRDYNDPNSETGCSAAGERSCLLVDEYDISQGTQTTNNTGPSTSGSYTSLSRNEFDTIPGFFYEDYYWDPELTAQGGAYLDQYNGHSDNERGYHYHLTVTLSDDAKLVPAFPFTFGPRFYGKLDDQTIVSRCSTSIGR